One Vigna unguiculata cultivar IT97K-499-35 chromosome 11, ASM411807v1, whole genome shotgun sequence DNA window includes the following coding sequences:
- the LOC114168810 gene encoding histone H4 — protein sequence MSGRGKGGKGLGKGGAKRHRKVLRDNIQGITKPAIRRLARRGGVKRISGLIYEETRGVLKIFLENVIRDAVTYTEHARRKTVTAMDVVYALKRQGRTLYGFGG from the coding sequence ATGTCTGGTCGTGGCAAGGGAGGAAAGGGATTGGGCAAGGGAGGTGCGAAGAGGCACCGGAAAGTGCTTCGCGACAACATTCAAGGCATAACGAAACCTGCAATTCGGCGATTGGCGAGAAGAGGTGGTGTGAAGAGGATTAGTGGATTGATATACGAGGAGACCAGGGGAGTGCTCAAGATATTTTTGGAGAATGTGATTCGTGATGCAGTGACTTATACTGAGCATGCTAGGAGGAAGACAGTTACGGCCATGGATGTGGTGTATGCTCTGAAGAGACAGGGAAGGACCCTTTATGGTTTTGGAGGCTAA
- the LOC114170184 gene encoding uncharacterized protein LOC114170184, which translates to MSSGDPPRPPPVDKGKASIGGPSSAVGQQSAPSLVTGDIVAPQPMVDANLDAEPDPPLQDLPMIEPVDRGFVPSRVASQAIIKIIKQQFLNPWPSWGSIPEKDKEIFWQRFKWAPEHEIAIKRNFNSRASHRLSKLFRYARMARERPEWIPNDVWTRLLEHWNSPSYWSKCITTKKNRASEIGGTLHTGGSITTYEHDLRMARELGRHVFLDEVFQQTHIRKGTGEYVDERSRKTNEEFQTRLSQVRSEVSSCADRTQEQSSVDPTQDENIRTRCWIEIVGGKKKGRLYGAGQLVSKYTGPNESLNQVPTSSSSNTEDLTNIRQQLSRSLEENEQLRSEFRSFQSLVLQYLPPDA; encoded by the exons ATGTCATCGGGAGATCCACCTCGACCACCCCCAGTTGACAAGGGGAAAG CCTCCATTGGTGGCCCATCTTCTGCCGTTGGTCAACAGTCTGCACCATCCCTAGTTACAGGTGATATAGTTGCCCCACAGCCTATGGTTGATGCTAATTTAGATGCAGAACCTGACCCTCCTCTACAGGACCTTCCGATGATTGAACCTGTCGATCGAgg GTTTGTTCCATCTAGAGTTGCTTCACAGGCTATCATAAAGATAATCAAGCAACAATTTCTTAATCCTTGGCCATCATGGGGATCAATACCTGAAAAAGATAAGGAAATTTTTTGGCAACGTTTCAAG TGGGCACCAGAGCATGAAATTGCCATTAAGAGAAATTTCAACAGCAGAGCTTCCCATCGTCTATCTAAGCTATTTAGATATGCTAGAATGGCTAGAGAAAGGCCAGAATGGATTCCTAATGATGTGTGGACAAGGCTGTTAGAACATTGGAATTCTCCAAGTTATTGGAGCAAATGtattacaacaaaaaagaatagGGCTTCTGAAATAGGTGGGACCCTACACACAGGTGGATCCATTACCACTTACGAGCATGACCTTCGTATG GCACGTGAGTTGGGACGCCATGTGTTTCTTGATGAAGTCTTTCAACAGACACATATCCGGAAGGGTACTGGCGAGTATGTGGATGAGAGGTCTAGGAAGACAAAT GAAGAATTTCAAACTAGGCTTTCTCAAGTTAGATCTGAGGTTTCCTCATGTGCTGATAGAACACAAGAGCAGTCCTCTGTTGATCCTACACAGGACGAGAATATCAGGACTAGGTGTTGGATTGAGATAGTAGGagggaaaaagaaaggaagacttTATGGGGCTGGTCaacttgtttcaaaatatacagGTCCAAATGAAAGCTTGAACCAAGTACcaacttcttcctcttctaataCTGAGGACCTCACTAATATTAGGCAGCAACTTTCACGCAGCCTAGAGGAAAATGAGCAATTGAGGTCTGAGTTTCGATCCTTTCAGTCACTAGTCCTGCAATATCTCCCTCCTGATGCTTAG